A part of Antechinus flavipes isolate AdamAnt ecotype Samford, QLD, Australia chromosome 6, AdamAnt_v2, whole genome shotgun sequence genomic DNA contains:
- the LOC127541732 gene encoding mucin-5AC-like → MKSSTGTTPTGTPSHSTQTTTTLSPTASSQSTTRASSTGPNTSSVTPPKHTTTAPISRPFTTTTSTTSTTIPQTGSVPTGTTIKPTGPSTAGIMSTTGTQSGTHTQHSTTMPSSFPTSTTLPHTTMTTSSVPSSSQTSSTTLTTATVKGTTGTTPTGTPSSHTTTTLSPTASSQSTTRASSTGPNTSSVTPPKHTTTAPLSKPITTTTSTTRTTIPQTGSVPIGTTIKPTGPGTSGIMSTTGTQSGTHTQHSTTMPSSLPTSTTLPHTTMTTSSVPSSSQTSSTTLTSTMKSSTGTTPTGTPSHSTQTTTTLSPTASSQSTTRASSTGPNISSLTNIFYYTHHGHREGYHWNHTNGDTLPLFTNNHNFISHSLESEHNSSLIYWSQHFFSHSTQTHNHFTPV, encoded by the exons ATGAAGAGTTCCACTGGAACCACGCCAACGGGGACACCCTCCCACTCTACACAAACAACCACAACTTTATCTCCTACAGCCTCGAGTCAGAGCACAACTCGAGCCTCATCTACTGGTCCCAACACCTCTTCAGTCACTCCACCTAAACACACAACCACTGCACCCATTTCTAGACCATTCACCACAACTACAAGCACAACTAGCACAACCATTCCCCAAACTGGTTCTGTCCCTACAGGGACCACCATAAAACCTACAGGCCCTAGCACTGCTGGGATAATGTCAACAACTGGCACACaatcaggcacacacacacagcacagcaCAACCATGCCTTCCTCTTTCCCGACATCCACCACTCTCCCTCACACAACAATGACCACCTCATCTGTCCCTTCCAGCTCGCAAACATCTTCTACTACACTCACTACGGCGACCGTGAAGGGTACCACTGGAACCACGCCAACGGGGACACCCTCTTCACATACAACCACAACTTTATCACCCACAGCCTCGAGTCAGAGCACAACTCGAGCCTCATCTACTGGTCCCAACACCTCTTCAGTCACTCCACCCAAACACACAACCACTGCACCCCTTTCTAAACCCATCACCACAACTACAAGCACAACTCGCACAACCATTCCCCAAACTGGTTCTGTCCCTATAGGGACCACCATAAAACCCACAGGCCCTGGCACTTCTGGGATAATGTCAACAACTGGAACACaatcaggcacacacacacagcacagcaCAACCATGCCTTCCTCTTTGCCGACATCCACCACTCTCCCTCACACAACAATGACCACCTCatctgtcccttccagctcacaaACATCTTCTACTACACTCACCAGCACCATGAAGAGTTCCACTGGAACCACGCCAACGGGGACACCCTCCCACTCTACACAAACAACCACAACTTTATCTCCTACAGCCTCGAGTCAGAGCACAACTCGAGCCTCATCTACTGGTCCCAACATCTCTTCA ctcacaaACATCTTCTACTACACTCACCACGGCCACCGTGAAGGGTACCACTGGAACCACACCAACGGGGACACCCTCCCACTCTTCACAAACAACCACAACTTTATCTCCCACAGCCTCGAGTCAGAGCACAACTCGAGCCTCATCTACTGGTCCCAACACTTCTTCAGTCACTCCACCCAAACACACAACCACTTCACCCCTGTCTAG